A portion of the Actinomycetota bacterium genome contains these proteins:
- a CDS encoding rubrerythrin — MIDKTRCKGCGYYHIGPVPDVCPVCGAPASFFVEYAGPGDLSGTKTLENLEAAFAGESQANRLYILFRRIAQLEGAPESALKAFDRAGREETAHALGHLAYMGRLGTTSANLATAAAGEDYEYEDMYPKFAQIAEEEGFPEIAFYFRSVGRFEKEHRNDYAAALKELQG, encoded by the coding sequence ATGATTGATAAGACTCGCTGCAAAGGCTGTGGTTATTACCACATCGGACCCGTCCCCGATGTCTGTCCGGTATGTGGTGCGCCTGCATCATTCTTTGTGGAGTACGCCGGCCCTGGGGACTTGAGCGGCACGAAGACCTTGGAGAATCTTGAAGCCGCGTTCGCCGGAGAATCGCAGGCCAACAGGCTGTATATTCTGTTCCGCAGAATCGCACAGCTGGAGGGAGCTCCTGAATCAGCCCTCAAGGCATTCGATCGCGCGGGGCGGGAGGAAACCGCTCATGCACTAGGACATCTCGCCTATATGGGTCGCCTCGGAACCACCTCGGCTAATCTTGCGACTGCGGCGGCTGGCGAGGACTACGAGTACGAAGATATGTACCCGAAGTTCGCTCAAATCGCAGAAGAAGAGGGTTTCCCTGAGATTGCTTTTTACTTTCGCTCCGTGGGCAGGTTCGAAAAGGAGCATCGAAACGATTATGCTGCCGCGCTAAAGGAGCTACAAGGCTGA
- a CDS encoding trypsin-like peptidase domain-containing protein — protein MSEEFEKAPPQTTPVAAEMTSSTPASPTSAPAESAVVSSRPSTAMLVIVALVVGAIGGLGSGILGAWIMQAEGTDGSGSQRSIRVVAPETDEPVAAAAAAAVPSVVNIDVAGSSISGMDGLPEDPPRTPARGNGSGVAFRQAPDGGTFVLTNAHVVGGANRIIITGTDRERREATLVGADQETDVAVLRVEGELPLIELGNSAELEVGQLVVAIGSPFGLTHSVSSGVVSAIGRSITDSVSNRTGVYPLVDVVQTDAAINPGNSGGALVDRLGRLIGINTAIFTDSGANDGIGFAIPVANAVRIADQLIEDGTVEHPFLGIQGQTVHEALAESEGLPVTEGALVVAVTPDTEAEASGIRPDDLIVALNDEPIRSMEDLILHVRRHEVGASVTLHLYRDDRRIEVEMKVGIKPANLPDATESPTEPSE, from the coding sequence ATGTCAGAGGAGTTCGAAAAGGCGCCGCCGCAGACCACCCCGGTTGCAGCCGAGATGACTTCGTCCACCCCCGCTTCACCAACTTCGGCACCTGCAGAGAGTGCTGTCGTATCTAGCCGTCCATCCACCGCAATGCTGGTAATCGTCGCATTAGTGGTAGGTGCTATCGGAGGACTTGGATCCGGAATACTCGGCGCTTGGATCATGCAGGCCGAAGGTACCGACGGCTCTGGATCGCAAAGGTCGATCAGAGTGGTTGCGCCTGAAACCGATGAACCTGTGGCCGCTGCTGCCGCGGCTGCCGTCCCCAGCGTGGTCAACATCGACGTTGCAGGATCGTCCATCTCAGGAATGGACGGCCTCCCAGAGGATCCTCCACGTACCCCTGCCCGCGGCAACGGCTCCGGCGTCGCCTTTCGCCAAGCACCCGACGGTGGAACGTTTGTCCTGACCAACGCCCACGTTGTCGGAGGGGCAAACCGCATAATCATCACCGGCACTGACCGAGAGCGTCGCGAGGCTACTCTAGTGGGCGCCGACCAGGAGACCGATGTGGCCGTGCTTCGCGTCGAGGGAGAGTTGCCTTTGATCGAACTCGGGAACTCCGCCGAACTGGAAGTTGGCCAATTGGTCGTGGCTATCGGCTCCCCGTTCGGGTTAACGCACTCGGTAAGCTCAGGAGTGGTCTCGGCGATTGGCCGGTCGATAACCGATTCCGTTAGCAACAGAACGGGAGTCTACCCGCTAGTGGACGTCGTTCAGACGGACGCCGCAATCAATCCCGGGAATTCTGGCGGCGCTCTAGTTGATCGGCTTGGTAGGCTTATCGGTATCAACACCGCGATATTCACCGATTCTGGTGCGAACGATGGTATTGGATTCGCCATCCCTGTGGCCAACGCCGTTCGTATCGCTGATCAGTTGATCGAAGACGGCACCGTTGAACACCCCTTCCTTGGCATTCAAGGTCAGACCGTGCATGAGGCTTTGGCCGAATCCGAAGGACTTCCTGTGACAGAAGGAGCTCTGGTCGTTGCCGTCACCCCAGACACTGAGGCTGAAGCCTCGGGCATTCGTCCGGACGACCTGATTGTAGCCCTCAATGACGAGCCGATCCGATCGATGGAGGACCTGATTCTCCACGTCCGGAGACATGAGGTCGGGGCATCCGTAACATTGCACCTTTATCGGGATGATCGACGCATCGAAGTCGAGATGAAAGTCGGCATAAAGCCTGCCAATCTCCCCGACGCTACTGAAAGCCCGACCGAACCCTCAGAGTGA
- a CDS encoding D-alanine--D-alanine ligase has translation MNPSKQINEAEMQARRILVLKGGRSAEREVSLNSGAQVAKALLEAGHDVIELDSARDDFIETIVRAQPDIVFVCLHGRYGEDGTVQGLLELLGIAYVGSGVLASALAMDKVMSKHMFAHAGLPTPRYEVVSGSAPVDLEMIVAALGERTVVKPANEGSAIGVSVAHDLQELALAIETALGFDDKVLVEEFVAGVEITVGVLGNEDPVALPTIELVPSAEFLDYEAKYTPGKSQHIIPARISDEATVKAGEIAVSAHKILGCRGMSRADLIVAEGDRVLLLETNTIPGMTPVSLLPEAAAAYGLSLPELCSLLVKLAFDK, from the coding sequence ATGAATCCGAGCAAGCAAATAAACGAAGCCGAAATGCAGGCGCGGCGGATATTGGTTCTCAAAGGAGGAAGATCTGCCGAAAGAGAGGTCTCGCTCAATAGCGGGGCCCAGGTCGCGAAGGCCCTTTTGGAGGCGGGGCACGATGTGATCGAACTGGATTCGGCAAGGGATGATTTTATTGAGACAATCGTTAGAGCCCAGCCAGACATCGTTTTTGTCTGCCTCCACGGAAGATACGGCGAAGACGGAACAGTCCAGGGGCTATTGGAGCTGCTCGGCATCGCGTATGTAGGATCGGGGGTCCTGGCTAGCGCCCTAGCGATGGATAAAGTGATGTCGAAGCACATGTTCGCTCACGCAGGTCTACCAACCCCGCGATATGAAGTGGTCAGCGGTAGCGCCCCGGTCGATTTGGAGATGATAGTGGCCGCTCTGGGCGAGAGGACCGTAGTAAAGCCTGCGAACGAAGGTTCGGCGATCGGAGTTTCGGTTGCGCACGACCTCCAAGAGCTGGCCTTAGCGATCGAGACAGCCCTAGGGTTCGACGACAAGGTGTTGGTCGAGGAGTTCGTAGCCGGCGTGGAGATCACGGTCGGTGTGCTCGGCAACGAAGATCCTGTAGCGCTACCCACGATTGAGCTAGTGCCCTCCGCCGAGTTTTTGGACTACGAAGCTAAGTACACTCCGGGCAAGAGTCAACATATCATTCCCGCACGCATCAGTGACGAGGCGACCGTAAAGGCAGGGGAGATTGCCGTGAGTGCTCACAAGATCCTCGGATGCAGGGGGATGTCCAGAGCGGACCTGATCGTTGCAGAAGGGGACAGGGTCCTGCTTCTGGAAACGAACACTATCCCCGGCATGACGCCAGTGAGCCTTTTGCCGGAGGCCGCGGCTGCATACGGACTATCTTTGCCTGAGCTGTGCTCTCTTTTGGTGAAGCTGGCGTTCGACAAGTAA
- a CDS encoding ATP-binding protein: MSRLTLTVLLAILTVLVIAVSLYRIGDLLRLPVLQDTVYMDSLFARHMELVLIFSLFLAVSVSVVVGLYLSAAIGSSVERLATRLREQAQTVSEGRRFNPLTVDDDLPSEFKDLMNSFNMMGVALEQHESAVARAMNDLAEAKSSLEMTFEQSAEGMILVERGKIEMVNPSALAHFGFSPKGLLGEDLFAAFATTDLLDSQERPLNPTEAFAPGEGESTLVVVRQSGRSPPWLKVTVRRIDGFPDRLLVNTSDITEEMRIDSLRTEVISLVSHDLRAPLTAISGYLEILSSAPPAPVAEKVIAGARRSTEVMQDLLESLLHTARAEEMLAPSVMLPVDLKELAEDVCASLEHTSKHRLTVDAVGACVVLGEYRRLRQVLNNLVTNAQKHSPPHTTISLTARCGGGWVTLGVEDEGPGVSDENRNLIFERFAKIPGDGQRSGVGLGLYIVRTVVEAHGGSVWVERGQRAGGALFVIRLPAALRCS, encoded by the coding sequence ATGTCACGGCTAACCCTCACAGTGCTGTTGGCGATTCTGACAGTTCTCGTGATTGCGGTGTCTCTCTATCGCATCGGGGATTTACTGCGCCTGCCCGTTCTTCAAGACACGGTGTACATGGACAGCCTGTTTGCCAGACACATGGAGTTGGTTTTGATCTTCTCCCTGTTTCTGGCTGTGTCGGTGAGCGTGGTTGTCGGGTTATATCTCTCCGCCGCAATAGGCTCTTCGGTTGAGCGGCTGGCGACACGCTTACGCGAGCAGGCGCAAACGGTTTCTGAGGGTCGGCGCTTCAATCCGCTGACAGTTGACGACGACCTTCCAAGTGAGTTCAAGGATTTGATGAACTCCTTCAACATGATGGGTGTCGCGCTGGAACAACATGAGAGCGCTGTGGCTCGCGCCATGAACGATCTCGCGGAGGCAAAGAGCTCACTGGAAATGACCTTCGAACAGTCCGCCGAAGGCATGATCCTGGTCGAACGAGGAAAAATCGAAATGGTGAACCCGAGCGCCCTGGCACATTTCGGTTTTAGCCCAAAAGGTCTTCTCGGCGAGGACTTGTTCGCGGCATTTGCCACCACGGATCTCTTGGATTCCCAGGAGCGCCCTCTAAACCCCACCGAGGCCTTCGCTCCCGGCGAGGGCGAAAGCACCCTAGTCGTTGTACGTCAATCCGGCAGGTCGCCGCCATGGCTGAAGGTCACCGTGCGTCGGATCGACGGCTTTCCCGACCGCCTCTTGGTCAATACCTCGGATATCACCGAAGAGATGCGCATCGATTCACTTCGCACCGAGGTCATCTCGCTCGTATCCCATGATCTGCGTGCACCTCTCACCGCGATCAGCGGCTATCTTGAGATTCTCTCCTCCGCCCCGCCTGCTCCAGTTGCCGAGAAGGTCATAGCCGGTGCCCGGCGATCCACCGAAGTAATGCAAGATCTTCTTGAGAGCCTTCTGCACACCGCTCGGGCAGAGGAGATGCTTGCTCCATCCGTCATGCTCCCGGTGGATCTAAAAGAACTCGCAGAAGACGTGTGTGCTTCTCTGGAACACACATCCAAACACCGGCTGACGGTTGATGCAGTCGGTGCCTGTGTAGTCCTTGGAGAATATCGGCGTCTTCGGCAGGTGCTGAACAACTTGGTGACGAACGCTCAAAAACACTCGCCGCCACACACGACGATAAGCTTGACGGCGAGATGCGGCGGGGGCTGGGTGACGTTAGGCGTGGAGGACGAAGGCCCGGGCGTTTCTGACGAGAACCGGAATCTCATCTTCGAGCGTTTTGCCAAGATCCCCGGAGATGGACAAAGGTCTGGTGTCGGGCTGGGTCTCTACATCGTAAGGACAGTGGTGGAGGCCCACGGGGGTTCGGTATGGGTCGAGCGCGGTCAGCGCGCCGGTGGAGCCCTATTTGTCATCAGGCTTCCGGCCGCCTTGCGTTGTTCCTGA
- a CDS encoding ferrous iron transport protein A, with protein sequence MYERKDDKDPAPPIRTLDQLRSGEWVEIVAVDDDTVRSQAMRLGIHSGALVTCVTKVPAGPIVLGHGRQEIAIGRNLAKKITVTSCSTSNGRGD encoded by the coding sequence ATGTATGAGCGCAAAGATGACAAGGACCCAGCACCACCCATCCGTACCCTGGATCAGCTGAGATCAGGGGAGTGGGTCGAGATAGTCGCGGTCGACGACGATACCGTCAGATCGCAGGCGATGAGGTTGGGGATACACTCGGGAGCACTGGTCACTTGCGTCACAAAAGTCCCAGCCGGCCCCATCGTCTTGGGGCATGGGCGCCAGGAGATCGCGATAGGTAGGAACCTGGCCAAGAAGATCACTGTGACGAGTTGCTCAACGTCGAACGGAAGGGGTGACTGA
- the feoB gene encoding ferrous iron transport protein B — MGHSHAPNSLLARSGAEMVVLAGNPNVGKSVVFNALTGTYVDVSNYPGTTVELTRGVFGDRDLVDTPGVYGVSSFNDEERVARDIIVDADIVINVVDAVHLERDLFLTLHLVDMGKKMIVALNMVDEARSRGVKIDRDLLEDLLGVPVVETVAVTGSGIPELKDAVGRARVGHADARMQEELVLMASRVGTRAEALLVLEGDEVIASRHGIEPGAARDELYLARRERVNDIIGHVRTETQEGISVSARISRAMMHPATGIPMLLVLLWGMYKVLGEWIAGGLVGVLEEGLMITYFEPFVREAVAGIVAEGSVAYTILAGEFGVLTMTPTYLIGVIFPLVTGFYVLLGLLEDSGYLPRVAALADRALSGIGLNGRAVIPIILGLGCVTMGTLTTRILGSKRERFIATALMAIAVPCSAQIAVIAALMAGTGPVYAAAYFVILLAIFVGVGTVLARLTPGVTTDLLIDIPSLRVPRIDNVLRKTVTKVWHFMKEVTLFFVAGALLISTLSVTGALVRIKGALEPLTVGWLGLPAEAATAFVMGFVRRDFGAAGFFNMDLSPAQLLVAMVTITLFVPCIASAMVILKERGIAYMIGLFISAVAIAFIAGGLIARVIGVV, encoded by the coding sequence ATGGGGCACAGTCACGCACCTAACTCGCTCCTAGCCAGGTCCGGAGCCGAAATGGTCGTCTTGGCAGGCAACCCAAACGTGGGCAAATCGGTGGTATTCAATGCGCTGACCGGAACCTACGTTGATGTGTCCAACTATCCAGGAACCACCGTGGAGCTTACCAGAGGAGTTTTTGGCGACCGCGACCTGGTCGATACTCCTGGCGTGTACGGGGTTTCCAGCTTCAACGATGAAGAGCGTGTGGCGAGAGACATCATCGTCGACGCTGACATCGTGATAAATGTCGTCGATGCGGTGCATTTGGAGCGTGATCTCTTTCTGACCCTGCACCTTGTCGATATGGGCAAGAAGATGATCGTCGCGCTCAACATGGTCGACGAGGCTCGCTCGCGGGGCGTGAAGATAGATAGGGACTTGCTGGAGGATCTTCTCGGAGTACCTGTGGTGGAGACCGTGGCGGTCACCGGGTCAGGTATCCCGGAGCTCAAGGATGCGGTGGGAAGAGCGCGGGTAGGGCACGCGGATGCACGCATGCAAGAGGAGCTTGTGCTCATGGCCTCGCGCGTGGGTACACGTGCCGAAGCGCTGCTGGTTCTCGAGGGCGACGAGGTGATCGCTTCTCGGCATGGAATCGAACCCGGCGCTGCGCGCGACGAGCTCTATCTGGCCCGGCGGGAGAGGGTCAACGACATCATCGGGCACGTGAGGACCGAGACGCAGGAAGGCATCTCGGTCTCGGCCAGGATCTCGCGGGCCATGATGCATCCTGCGACGGGCATTCCGATGCTACTGGTGTTGCTCTGGGGGATGTACAAGGTGCTTGGGGAGTGGATCGCCGGGGGTCTGGTGGGCGTGCTCGAGGAAGGCTTGATGATCACCTATTTTGAGCCGTTCGTGCGTGAAGCGGTCGCCGGGATAGTGGCCGAAGGCTCCGTTGCATACACGATTCTGGCGGGTGAATTCGGCGTGCTTACGATGACCCCGACCTATCTGATCGGAGTCATATTCCCCCTCGTTACCGGCTTTTATGTGCTGCTCGGGCTTCTCGAAGACTCGGGGTATCTGCCTAGGGTTGCAGCGCTTGCTGATCGCGCGCTTTCGGGCATCGGTCTGAACGGGCGCGCCGTCATCCCAATCATCCTGGGCCTCGGTTGCGTCACCATGGGCACGCTGACAACCCGGATACTCGGTTCAAAGAGGGAGCGATTCATTGCCACGGCGCTCATGGCGATAGCGGTGCCTTGTTCGGCACAGATCGCGGTCATAGCCGCGCTGATGGCGGGAACGGGACCGGTTTATGCGGCCGCGTACTTCGTCATACTCCTGGCAATCTTCGTTGGAGTGGGGACAGTGCTGGCGCGGCTCACACCCGGAGTGACCACGGACTTGCTGATCGATATCCCTTCGCTCAGAGTCCCGAGAATCGACAATGTGCTGCGCAAGACTGTGACCAAGGTGTGGCACTTCATGAAAGAGGTCACCCTGTTCTTCGTGGCTGGCGCTCTCCTGATCTCAACTTTGAGTGTCACGGGAGCACTTGTGAGGATCAAGGGTGCACTCGAGCCGCTGACTGTGGGATGGCTTGGGCTACCCGCCGAGGCGGCGACTGCGTTCGTGATGGGCTTCGTCCGGCGGGACTTCGGTGCAGCAGGCTTTTTCAACATGGATCTCTCGCCAGCTCAGTTGTTGGTTGCGATGGTAACGATAACGCTGTTCGTGCCCTGCATAGCGAGCGCGATGGTGATCCTCAAGGAGCGCGGCATCGCTTATATGATTGGGCTGTTCATCAGCGCAGTAGCGATAGCGTTTATCGCTGGCGGACTCATTGCGCGAGTGATAGGAGTGGTTTAG